In Sphingomonas crocodyli, a genomic segment contains:
- a CDS encoding COX15/CtaA family protein, which yields MLFLAAFVFAIVVVGGITRLTESGLSITEWKPIHGIVPPLTEADWQAEFEGYKQIPQYTAFNTGMTLEGFKAIYFWEYLHRLLARTIGTVLLVILAVAWWKRAIPAGYGRRMVVIFLLGGLQGVIGWWMVYSGLSVRTEVSHIRLAIHLLAALLIFSALIWTALDLFVLARTGVDARARLRWPAGLAIAALAIQILFGAFTAGLRAGYAFASWPRMGEEWFPEGGWQAALGVIGNVVDNPIVVQFIHRWWAWVALAALLFLARKAKNVGATGEVIAIAGVAILQILLGIATLLLGVPIVIAVAHQAVAALLLAAAIAAAHRIGRA from the coding sequence ATGCTGTTCCTCGCTGCGTTCGTCTTCGCGATCGTGGTGGTCGGCGGGATTACGCGGCTGACCGAATCCGGGCTTTCGATCACCGAATGGAAGCCGATCCACGGCATCGTCCCCCCGTTGACCGAGGCGGACTGGCAGGCCGAGTTCGAAGGCTACAAGCAGATCCCGCAATATACGGCCTTCAATACGGGCATGACGCTCGAAGGCTTCAAGGCGATCTACTTCTGGGAATATCTGCACCGGTTGCTCGCGCGGACGATCGGGACGGTGCTGCTCGTCATCCTGGCGGTCGCGTGGTGGAAGCGCGCGATCCCGGCGGGTTACGGCCGGCGGATGGTGGTGATCTTCCTGCTGGGCGGGCTGCAGGGGGTGATCGGCTGGTGGATGGTCTATTCGGGGCTGAGCGTTCGCACCGAGGTAAGCCATATCCGCCTTGCCATCCATCTGCTCGCGGCGCTTTTGATCTTCTCGGCGCTGATCTGGACCGCGCTCGATCTGTTTGTGCTGGCGCGAACCGGCGTCGATGCCCGCGCGCGGCTGCGCTGGCCGGCGGGGTTGGCGATCGCAGCGCTGGCGATCCAGATATTGTTCGGCGCCTTCACCGCGGGCTTGCGTGCGGGCTACGCCTTCGCCAGCTGGCCGCGCATGGGCGAGGAATGGTTTCCCGAAGGCGGCTGGCAGGCGGCGCTGGGCGTGATCGGCAATGTCGTCGACAATCCGATCGTGGTGCAGTTCATCCATCGCTGGTGGGCGTGGGTGGCGCTGGCCGCGCTGCTGTTCCTCGCGCGCAAGGCGAAGAATGTGGGGGCGACGGGCGAGGTGATCGCGATTGCCGGCGTGGCGATCCTTCAGATCCTGCTGGGCATCGCCACTTTGTTGCTGGGCGTGCCGATCGTGATCGCGGTCGCGCATCAGGCGGTCGCGGCGCTGCTGCTGGCCGCTGCGATCGCGGCCGCGCACCGCATCGGCAGGGCCTGA
- the ndk gene encoding nucleoside-diphosphate kinase yields MSTERTFSIIKPDATRRNLTGAVTAKLEEAGLRVVASKRIHMTKEQAEGFYAVHKERPFFNDLVTFMISGPVVVQVLEGENAVLKNREVMGATNPENADAGTIRKEFAESIEANSVHGSDSLENANIEIAYFFKPEEIVG; encoded by the coding sequence ATGTCGACCGAACGCACCTTTTCGATCATCAAGCCCGACGCGACCCGTCGCAACCTGACCGGCGCCGTCACCGCGAAGCTCGAAGAGGCCGGCCTGCGCGTCGTCGCTTCGAAGCGCATCCACATGACCAAGGAGCAGGCCGAAGGCTTCTACGCGGTCCATAAGGAGCGTCCCTTCTTCAACGACCTCGTGACCTTCATGATCTCGGGTCCGGTCGTCGTGCAGGTTCTGGAAGGCGAAAATGCCGTCCTGAAGAACCGCGAAGTCATGGGCGCGACCAACCCGGAAAATGCCGACGCCGGCACGATCCGCAAGGAGTTCGCCGAGTCGATCGAAGCCAATTCGGTCCACGGTTCGGACAGCCTCGAGAACGCCAACATCGAGATCGCCTATTTCTTCAAGCCTGAAGAAATCGTCGGCTGA